The Deltaproteobacteria bacterium genome window below encodes:
- a CDS encoding cation:proton antiporter → MEGIPLLRDIVILFAASIIVLVIFHRIGLPTIIGFLVTGILIGPYGLRLVTNVESVELLAQIGIVLLLFTIGMELSIASIKRVGREVIGVGSFQIIFTAALVVIIANLLNISLPVSILLGFVIAHSSTAIILKILDDRGEIDSPHGRLALSICIVQDLSVIPMVIILQGLGGTQDATLTYIVKTLLYAVLSIILVLLLSYILAPRLIHQVVKLRSREVFILTILFVCLGIAWFTSRLGLPIALGAFIAGIVISESEYSHQITAEILPFKDVFTSLFFISIGMLLELNYFISNIHKILPISVGIIVFKTFIIVAAGQILRYPLRMIIIVGLGLSNIGEFSFLLMKIGETYGLMSKDLYQTLLASSIVTMAVTPFLFQKSQEIALSIANIFRIRESKLSEPSRKTTLTDHVIIVGYGLNGQNLARVLKDGGIHYIVMDIDINRIRKAKKEGHRAIFGDASHPEVMKKVGIGNARMVVVAISDPVTTRRTVRISRDINSSVYIIVRTRYTEEVQELYKLGANQVIAEEFETSIEIFARVLREYHIPQNVIQNQIELVRQQGYAMLRTPSIARDRIMELSSILAATISDTFFVQEGSYAVNKTLSQMEFRKRTGVSIIAVIRRQRAKANPPPDFMIEAGDILVMLGSHAEMESAVNLLKGGI, encoded by the coding sequence ATGGAAGGTATCCCGCTTCTTAGAGACATAGTTATTTTATTCGCCGCATCCATTATTGTTCTGGTCATCTTTCACAGGATTGGGCTGCCAACCATTATAGGTTTTCTTGTAACAGGGATTTTGATTGGTCCTTATGGACTTCGGCTTGTAACAAATGTAGAGTCCGTTGAACTATTGGCGCAGATTGGCATTGTCCTCCTCCTTTTTACAATAGGCATGGAATTGTCTATAGCAAGTATAAAGAGGGTTGGCAGGGAGGTAATAGGTGTAGGTAGTTTTCAAATCATCTTTACTGCTGCACTTGTAGTCATAATAGCAAATCTATTAAATATATCTCTTCCTGTATCTATACTACTTGGTTTTGTCATAGCCCATTCCTCTACCGCCATCATATTGAAAATCCTTGATGATAGAGGGGAGATAGATTCCCCTCACGGCAGGCTTGCACTTAGTATCTGCATAGTTCAGGATTTGAGCGTTATCCCGATGGTTATTATTCTGCAGGGTCTGGGCGGCACACAAGATGCGACACTCACTTACATTGTAAAGACCCTTTTATATGCTGTCTTATCCATAATACTTGTTTTGCTTTTGTCTTATATACTTGCTCCAAGGCTTATTCATCAGGTGGTGAAATTGCGCAGCAGAGAGGTCTTTATCCTAACAATACTCTTTGTCTGTCTGGGTATTGCATGGTTTACATCAAGGCTCGGACTTCCTATTGCGCTAGGGGCATTCATTGCAGGGATTGTGATATCTGAATCTGAATACAGCCATCAGATAACAGCAGAAATCCTGCCCTTTAAGGATGTGTTTACGAGTTTATTTTTTATATCAATAGGCATGCTCCTTGAGTTAAACTATTTCATTAGTAATATCCATAAGATATTACCTATTTCTGTTGGTATTATTGTCTTCAAGACCTTTATTATTGTGGCAGCAGGGCAGATATTAAGATACCCGCTTCGCATGATAATAATTGTAGGTTTAGGACTTTCTAATATAGGTGAATTTTCCTTTCTCCTTATGAAGATAGGCGAGACCTATGGGCTCATGAGCAAAGATCTCTATCAAACCCTTCTGGCAAGTTCTATTGTTACAATGGCAGTTACCCCGTTTCTTTTCCAGAAGAGTCAGGAGATTGCCTTAAGTATTGCCAATATTTTTAGAATAAGGGAATCTAAACTCTCTGAACCATCCAGAAAGACAACCCTGACAGACCATGTAATCATAGTGGGATACGGTTTAAATGGTCAGAATCTTGCAAGGGTATTAAAGGATGGGGGTATACATTATATTGTTATGGATATAGATATAAACCGCATAAGAAAGGCTAAAAAAGAGGGACACAGGGCTATATTTGGGGATGCAAGCCATCCTGAGGTAATGAAAAAGGTGGGCATAGGAAATGCGAGGATGGTGGTTGTTGCCATATCAGACCCTGTTACTACCAGAAGGACGGTCAGGATTTCAAGGGACATAAATTCGTCTGTTTATATAATTGTAAGAACCCGCTATACTGAAGAGGTTCAAGAACTTTATAAACTTGGGGCGAATCAGGTGATTGCAGAGGAGTTTGAGACATCTATAGAGATATTTGCACGGGTTTTAAGAGAATATCATATCCCTCAAAATGTTATTCAGAATCAGATAGAACTTGTTCGTCAGCAAGGTTATGCAATGCTGCGGACACCTTCTATAGCAAGGGACAGGATTATGGAACTCTCGTCCATCCTTGCAGCAACGATTTCAGATACATTTTTTGTGCAAGAAGGTTCATATGCTGTGAATAAAACACTGTCTCAGATGGAATTTCGTAAAAGGACAGGGGTTTCTATTATTGCTGTTATCAGAAGACAAAGGGCAAAGGCAAACCCGCCCCCTGACTTTATGATAGAGGCAGGCGATATTCTGGTAATGCTCGGAAGTCATGCAGAAATGGAGAGTGCGGTTAATTTGCTAAAGGGAGGTATCTGA
- a CDS encoding HDOD domain-containing protein encodes MFQDNSLYSLSEMVNEIPVMPLVAEKVIRLMDNPNTTESQIQAVIELDPSLALRLLRISNSAFYGYRGQIKNISQSIMVLGFRIIKSIVFSASLRGIYKRFGMTEKLLWEHSILAGISSRGIAEMAKFPDIEDAYMLGLLHNVGAVIMNNERPDEFKKVMHRFSMGNISLLQAEKEVFGFTHKDVGVLVVKKWNFPEIYEKIILYQDTPEFFIKDDPYLYKLTSIVYLSDILCYKSGIGFGYKMPSGFDLSFDKTLNGIGLSEDGIFELMKRVNQIYQEEKDW; translated from the coding sequence ATGTTTCAAGACAATAGTTTATATTCCCTGTCAGAGATGGTAAATGAAATCCCTGTTATGCCGCTGGTTGCAGAAAAGGTTATTCGTTTAATGGATAACCCTAATACTACAGAATCACAGATTCAGGCGGTTATAGAATTGGACCCGTCTTTAGCCTTGAGGCTCCTGCGGATTTCAAACTCTGCATTCTATGGCTACAGGGGACAGATAAAGAATATATCCCAGTCAATAATGGTTCTGGGTTTCAGGATTATAAAAAGTATAGTCTTTAGCGCATCTCTGCGGGGTATATATAAAAGGTTTGGCATGACAGAGAAGCTTCTATGGGAACATTCTATCCTTGCAGGCATTTCTTCAAGGGGCATTGCAGAGATGGCAAAATTCCCTGATATTGAAGATGCCTATATGTTGGGTCTCTTGCACAATGTGGGCGCAGTTATTATGAATAATGAAAGGCCTGATGAATTCAAGAAGGTTATGCATAGGTTTTCAATGGGAAACATATCCCTGCTTCAAGCAGAAAAAGAGGTGTTTGGATTCACGCATAAAGATGTTGGGGTACTGGTTGTTAAAAAATGGAACTTTCCTGAGATTTATGAAAAAATAATTCTTTATCAGGATACCCCAGAATTTTTTATAAAAGACGATCCATACCTTTATAAACTCACATCAATAGTATATCTGTCAGATATATTGTGCTATAAATCAGGCATAGGTTTTGGTTATAAGATGCCCAGCGGGTTTGACCTGTCATTTGATAAGACGCTCAATGGTATTGGGCTTTCTGAAGATGGTATATTTGAACTCATGAAAAGGGTTAATCAGATTTATCAGGAAGAAAAAGACTGGTAG
- a CDS encoding flagellar hook basal-body protein — MNRGIYVAAVGAINAARSSDVIANNLAGSSVVGFKKDTPIFSIYQADSNPALYRAASMTPERVFVNISSGNIYTDFEQGLISKTGNPLDFAISGNGFFVIATPDGERYAKRGDFVIDKDGRLKTKDGNNVLGENGVITLTQGGVSVAEDGTISVGGNRIDDIADSVIKLTS; from the coding sequence ATGAATAGAGGGATATATGTTGCTGCGGTTGGCGCTATTAATGCTGCAAGAAGTAGTGATGTTATTGCCAATAATTTGGCAGGCAGCAGTGTTGTAGGTTTTAAGAAAGATACACCTATATTTAGTATATATCAGGCTGATTCAAACCCTGCTCTTTACAGGGCTGCCAGTATGACCCCTGAAAGGGTATTTGTCAATATAAGTAGTGGAAATATCTATACAGATTTTGAGCAGGGACTAATCAGTAAGACAGGCAATCCACTTGACTTTGCAATCAGTGGGAATGGTTTTTTTGTCATAGCAACCCCTGATGGTGAGAGATATGCCAAGAGGGGTGATTTTGTAATAGATAAGGATGGCAGATTAAAAACAAAGGATGGTAACAATGTATTAGGTGAAAATGGCGTCATAACATTGACACAGGGTGGAGTGTCTGTTGCTGAAGATGGGACAATTAGTGTAGGCGGCAACAGGATTGATGATATTGCAGACAGTGTAATAAAACTTACAAGTTAG
- the flgG gene encoding flagellar basal-body rod protein FlgG yields the protein MLRSLWIASTGMEAQQLHIDMISNNLANVNTVGFKRNRADFEDLLYQDMKIPGAASSPTTQIPTGIQIGLGVRPVATQKIFTMGNFQKTGNTLDMAVEGDGFFQITTPGGNTAYTRDGTFKLNKDGNIVTSDGHLLDPAITIPADATSITVSSDGIVSVSRAGSSATEEVGNIELTRFINPAGLKAIGRNLFIRTDSSGDPQTGVPGESGLGTITQGFLEMSNVSVVEEMVNMIVAQRAYEINSKSIQTADDMLQIANNLKR from the coding sequence ATGTTAAGGTCATTATGGATAGCATCAACAGGTATGGAGGCACAGCAGTTACATATTGATATGATTTCCAATAACCTTGCTAATGTGAATACCGTTGGTTTCAAAAGGAACCGTGCTGATTTTGAAGATCTTTTGTATCAGGATATGAAGATTCCGGGTGCAGCATCTTCTCCTACAACACAGATTCCTACAGGGATTCAGATTGGGTTAGGTGTTCGGCCTGTGGCAACCCAGAAAATCTTTACAATGGGCAACTTTCAAAAGACAGGCAATACTCTGGATATGGCTGTTGAAGGTGACGGTTTTTTTCAGATAACCACGCCTGGTGGAAATACTGCATATACAAGGGACGGCACATTCAAATTAAATAAGGACGGGAATATTGTAACATCTGACGGGCATCTACTTGATCCAGCCATTACAATACCAGCAGATGCAACCAGTATAACCGTGAGTTCAGACGGCATAGTATCGGTAAGCAGGGCAGGTTCTTCTGCGACTGAAGAGGTTGGTAATATTGAACTTACAAGGTTTATTAACCCTGCAGGGCTTAAGGCAATAGGCAGGAACCTGTTTATAAGAACCGACTCATCAGGCGACCCGCAGACAGGTGTTCCTGGTGAGAGCGGACTCGGCACAATTACACAGGGTTTTCTGGAGATGAGTAATGTGAGTGTTGTAGAAGAGATGGTGAATATGATTGTGGCACAAAGGGCTTATGAGATAAATTCCAAATCAATACAGACAGCGGATGATATGCTGCAGATAGCAAATAACCTTAAGAGGTAG
- the flgA gene encoding flagellar basal body P-ring formation protein FlgA, with protein MNYKLQITNYKFLFIIYLAGGFLCPVNAFAVEDKKEFAVVAAVEPLGLDHIIKEGDVKVTHIKYRDDRDMTELRDVIGRKVKRPIGANNVIKKDYLQEGVSMAVKKGDTVILIAEKDNVRVSTKGKLKEDGGLGSVVRVENISSGKILSGKIIEPGIVKIDF; from the coding sequence ATGAATTACAAATTACAAATTACAAATTATAAATTTTTATTCATAATTTATCTTGCGGGTGGTTTTCTATGCCCTGTAAATGCCTTTGCAGTTGAAGATAAAAAAGAATTTGCAGTAGTTGCGGCGGTAGAACCCCTTGGTTTAGACCATATTATTAAAGAAGGGGATGTTAAGGTAACTCATATTAAGTATAGAGATGATAGGGACATGACTGAACTGCGTGATGTAATCGGCAGAAAGGTTAAAAGGCCTATTGGTGCAAATAATGTTATAAAAAAAGATTATCTGCAGGAAGGTGTAAGTATGGCTGTTAAAAAGGGCGATACTGTTATACTGATTGCAGAAAAGGATAATGTGAGGGTTTCTACAAAAGGAAAACTAAAGGAAGACGGCGGTCTGGGGTCTGTTGTAAGGGTTGAAAATATATCATCAGGCAAGATACTGAGCGGTAAGATTATAGAGCCCGGTATTGTAAAGATAGATTTTTGA
- a CDS encoding flagellar basal body L-ring protein FlgH — MKIMSGFLFVIAVYGCAAPTYEKVDLRSVPIHRDISVEKSRGSIWTGENSRNRFFADFRARDVGDMVTITIVEKTAAKGEATTSTGRTTSEDASVTDLFGMPLNFKMENFMELGKSFSPTVKGGHTNKLDGSGTTERKGEITATISARVIEILPNGNLYIEGRKETTVNNEKQHIIISGIARPEDISSTNAISSDVISDLRLELSGYGVLADKQSPGWLTRILDNIWPF; from the coding sequence GTGAAAATAATGTCTGGTTTTTTATTTGTTATTGCTGTTTATGGGTGTGCTGCACCAACCTATGAAAAGGTGGATTTAAGGTCTGTCCCAATCCATAGAGATATATCTGTAGAAAAGAGCCGAGGCTCTATCTGGACAGGGGAGAATTCACGGAATAGATTTTTTGCAGATTTCAGGGCAAGGGATGTCGGAGATATGGTTACAATCACAATTGTTGAAAAGACAGCGGCAAAGGGGGAGGCAACCACATCTACCGGCAGAACAACCAGTGAGGATGCCTCTGTTACAGACCTTTTTGGTATGCCTCTTAACTTTAAGATGGAAAACTTTATGGAACTGGGCAAGTCCTTTAGCCCAACAGTAAAAGGAGGTCATACAAATAAGTTGGATGGCAGCGGTACTACAGAGAGGAAAGGGGAAATCACAGCCACCATATCAGCAAGGGTTATAGAAATTCTCCCAAACGGTAATCTATACATAGAAGGCAGAAAAGAGACCACTGTTAATAATGAAAAACAGCATATTATTATTTCAGGTATTGCAAGACCTGAAGATATATCATCTACTAATGCAATCTCTTCAGATGTCATATCTGATTTAAGACTGGAACTTTCTGGTTATGGTGTCCTTGCAGATAAACAAAGCCCTGGGTGGCTGACAAGGATATTGGATAATATATGGCCATTTTAA
- a CDS encoding flagellar basal body P-ring protein FlgI, which produces MQKAKKFHVFTSYSLLFTAYCFLLTPYSLLLTVEPAHAARIKEVANFEGIRSNPLIGYGLVVGLDGTGDKSGTEFTVQSLVNMLNRFGIKVSPSAVKVKNVAAVIVTAEMSPVKRAGDRIDIILSSIGDAKSLQGGTLLFTPLRGADNSIYVVAQGPVSTGGFIGGGEAGTSVQKNHSVVGRVPGGGFIEKEIPIQLSDDLSLILSQPDFTTSNKIAQKINNTLGTGIAMPLDGTKIKLKIPDEYKTTGRFVEFLSRVEGLDVPVDAVSRVIVNERTGTIVIGENVRLSTIAVSHGNLSVEIKTKQVVSQPPPFSSGSTVTVPEEEVTIKEEKARLILLEHGATLGDVVRALNAIGVTPRDLISILQAIKASGALQSELEII; this is translated from the coding sequence ATGCAGAAAGCAAAAAAGTTTCATGTTTTTACTTCCTACTCCTTACTCTTTACTGCTTACTGTTTTCTACTTACCCCTTACTCCTTACTCCTTACTGTAGAACCTGCCCATGCAGCAAGGATAAAAGAGGTTGCAAATTTTGAAGGGATAAGGTCTAACCCGCTTATCGGGTATGGACTTGTGGTAGGACTTGATGGGACAGGTGACAAAAGCGGGACAGAGTTTACAGTCCAGAGCCTTGTGAATATGCTTAACAGATTTGGCATAAAGGTAAGTCCATCTGCTGTCAAGGTCAAAAATGTTGCTGCTGTGATTGTAACAGCAGAAATGTCTCCTGTCAAAAGGGCAGGGGACAGGATAGATATTATTCTTTCTTCTATAGGTGACGCAAAGAGTTTGCAGGGTGGAACGCTTTTATTTACACCTCTTCGCGGGGCTGACAATAGCATATATGTAGTTGCTCAAGGTCCTGTGTCTACAGGCGGTTTTATAGGCGGCGGTGAGGCAGGGACATCTGTACAGAAGAATCATAGTGTGGTGGGAAGGGTGCCGGGGGGAGGATTTATTGAAAAAGAGATACCCATTCAATTAAGCGATGACCTGTCTTTGATTTTGAGCCAGCCTGACTTTACCACATCAAATAAGATTGCACAGAAGATAAATAATACATTAGGCACAGGGATAGCAATGCCGCTGGATGGGACAAAAATCAAACTTAAAATACCTGATGAGTATAAAACAACAGGGCGGTTCGTAGAATTCCTGTCAAGGGTTGAAGGTCTGGATGTGCCTGTGGATGCTGTTTCAAGGGTTATTGTAAATGAGAGGACAGGGACTATTGTTATAGGTGAAAATGTCAGGCTCTCCACAATTGCGGTGTCTCACGGGAATCTGAGTGTAGAAATCAAGACCAAACAGGTGGTATCTCAGCCGCCTCCATTTAGTTCTGGCTCTACTGTAACTGTGCCTGAGGAGGAGGTTACTATAAAAGAGGAAAAGGCAAGGCTTATACTCCTTGAGCATGGTGCAACACTTGGAGATGTTGTGAGGGCATTGAATGCAATCGGTGTAACCCCAAGGGACCTTATATCAATCTTGCAGGCAATCAAGGCATCAGGGGCCCTTCAGTCAGAACTGGAAATTATATGA